The Nitrospiria bacterium genome has a window encoding:
- a CDS encoding peroxiredoxin-like family protein, whose translation MIEDQNPKTLAVELAELVKNVSANLPPEKFKIFGRMIEEFKGSGVENRALKVGAKAPPFRLRSSEGEWVSSSDLLTKGPLVVSFYRGGWCPFCSLELRAWERHLGDLQALHAGFVAISPEVAQKGAETAKSKQLSFPVLNDEGFRVCEQFGLVFKLSPEAIGLHRDFGVDLPAINGGSEWRLPVPATFVVGRDGVIRWAFVNADYTKRAEPADVLNVLRTMQ comes from the coding sequence GTGATCGAAGACCAAAACCCGAAGACGTTGGCCGTGGAGTTGGCCGAGTTGGTTAAGAATGTGAGTGCGAATCTTCCGCCCGAGAAATTTAAGATCTTTGGGCGCATGATCGAAGAATTCAAAGGAAGCGGAGTTGAAAACCGTGCGCTGAAGGTCGGAGCCAAAGCGCCGCCGTTTCGCTTGCGCTCGTCTGAGGGAGAATGGGTTTCATCGTCCGATTTGTTAACCAAAGGCCCGCTCGTCGTGTCATTTTATCGCGGAGGATGGTGCCCGTTTTGCAGTCTGGAGCTTCGGGCGTGGGAGCGGCACCTCGGAGACTTGCAAGCGCTTCACGCGGGTTTTGTGGCGATCTCGCCTGAAGTGGCTCAGAAGGGGGCGGAGACCGCGAAGTCAAAGCAGTTGTCCTTTCCGGTATTGAACGATGAAGGGTTTCGTGTCTGCGAACAGTTCGGACTGGTTTTCAAGTTGAGCCCGGAGGCGATCGGCCTTCATCGGGATTTCGGCGTCGATCTTCCCGCCATAAACGGCGGATCGGAATGGAGACTGCCGGTGCCCGCGACGTTCGTGGTCGGCCGTGACGGCGTCATTCGATGGGCGTTCGTTAATGCCGACTACACGAAGCGGGCGGAGCCTGCCGATGTCCTGAATGTTCTGCGCACGATGCAATAG